The sequence TTGTGGGACAAGGCCGATTACTTCGCTCCCAGCTACTGCCACGCCCTGTGCGGCTGCGCTGGTACGGACCGCTTCAAAGGCGACATGGATAGGGGTGATGACATAATCGGTGAGATTGATGGCCACCTGAACCAACCGTCGGCTGGCTAACTCCACGCCGATTGCTTTGAGATGGGGCAGTCCTCCGTTCGATTGGCGAATGTCTTTCGCAATGGATCGAGCCAACCCCAGGTCGGTCGAGCGGAGATTCACGTTGAATGCGATCAAGGGAGCGCGCGCGCCGATGACGATGGCGCCGGCTGTCTTGTGGAGGTGGGGCGGGCCAAAATCCGGTGTCCAGTCAGGATCGGAGGCCATGCGGAAGGCGAGGCCTTGAAGCCCCCCTCGGCGGACCGATTCGAGTGGGGCATGATCGCGGTGCAAGGCCGCTTGTTCGTAGAGGAAGACGGGGATCTCCAGCTCTGCCCCGACCTGCTTCCCCAATCGCCTTGCCAGATGGATACAGTCCTGCATCGTTGCCCCGCGCAGTGGGACAAAGGGCACGACATCTGTCGCCCCCACCCGCGGATGGACACCTCTATGCTCTCGAAGATCGATGAGATCGGTCGCCACGCGAATCGCGCGAAAAGCGGCTTCAGCGACGGCGTCCGGTTCACCGGCAAAGCTCAAGACTGAGCGATGGTGGTCTCGATCCATTGTCTGGTCCAACAGCCAGACCCCAGGAACAGATTCCACAGCACGTGCCAGCGCATGCACCGTTGTCTGGTTTCGTCCCTCGCTGAAATTCGGCACACATTCGACGATGCGATCCACGCCCCACCTCATCACATATCAACACAACGAAGCCGGAGGTCTGACCGTCAGCCCTCCGGCTTCTCTCTCCACTAACAGGATGCTGAAAAAGACCGCCAGCGGCGTTCTCGCATCGTTCAAGCCCTCAACGTACGAGAGAGACTCTAAGAGATCAGAAGTACTGGAGGGGTCTTTCCGTTCGCCAAGATCCATGAAATGGGCAAACGGCTCCACGAAGTGCGGTGGGTACCTCCTCCGGGCTTTCACTCGCTGCGGCCTTGCTGAACGGCCTTTTTGAGCATCCTGGGGCTATGTTGACATTGAGACTGTTTATGGAAGGTTCCAGCCTGTGAAAGCTCTGTCCGTACGGTTACTTTGTCTTTTTCACAAATGCTTTATAGACCGTTCCCGCTTTGGTCTGTTCTTCTTCGAGCCCGACCATCTGATGGCCGGTCGTGTCGCACCAGGCAGGCATGTCCTTCTTGATGCCCTCGTCGTCTGAGACGACTTCAAGAACCTGGCCCAGCTTCAGTTCCTTGATCTTTTTCAAGGTCATAATAATCGGCATCGGGCAGAAGTAGCCAAGCGTATCGAGTTTCACGTCGGCATGCAGCATAGCGTCTCGTTTGTATGGTTTGTTTAGTTTCTTTGGTTATGAACCCACGCACCAAACAAACCGGATGAACTAAATAAACAAATTCACACTGCCTTGTTTGGCTTCTGCAAGATAGGTGGTCACCCCTGCGAACTGATCGATACCCTCAATGAGCGTATCCTTCGTGATCCCCATCAACCCCATGGTGGTCGTACAGGCAATGAAGTGAACACCGAGGCCCAGGGCTGTTTCCATCAGTTCCGGCACACCAGGCATCCGGTTTTGCCTCATGACCTGTTGCATCATCTTTGTGCCCAACCCCCAGAAGTGGAACCGCGAGAGAGGAAGGCTGTCCGCGCCTCCTTTATTGAGCAGGCCGAACAGTTGACGAAGCCAGTCCTTGGCTGAGCTGGTTGCTCCTTTCCGGCGGATGGCGTTGAGACCCCAGAAGGTGAAAAATACTGTGACCTGCATTCCCATGGCAGCAGCCCCGGTGGCAATGATGAACGCCGCCATCGCCCGGTCCATGTCGCCGCTTAGCAGCACGATCGTCACCTTCTCAGGCTTAGAAGCCTGGAGGTCTCCCAACGTGACTGCTGGATCCATCTGAGCAATTGTCATGCGTCCTCTATCCTCTCATGTCCGCATGAATTTGGCGATTTCAATAGGAATTTGACTATAGTCTCCGCTCAATTTTCTTGTCAAGGAAGGGGAGGATGGAATGACACCCGTGCTGATCCCTTGCTCCCGGAGCGCGCACGATCAGAATGTGCTCGCTCGACGGCCGCAGGGGGATCAACACAGGTGCCATTCCAAGGGAAAGAGAACAAGCAAGCCTGGAGGGAGCAGTTATATCGTTGGACGCGCGTAGTGGGAGACCGAGCAGGTTACCCCGTTATAGGAAGTACTGGGTTGTGGCAGAAAAGAATGCGAAGATGCAGTCGCTCAATGCGCGCAGTGAAGGACAGTCTGGCCGCTCTCTTCTTAGAGCTCGAAAACGCATACCGAAGAAAACCCTCAGCGAAACGCGGAAGGAAGGTGGGTCCAGCTGTTCCGTTTATAGCCGGGAGGATCATTCGGCGCCAAGTGGCTTGACGTTCCGTGACCCACTCGCTATATTTACAAAGTCTAAGTTGGTACTTCCAGCAGATGCTCGCTGCCCTGCCAGCGATTCGAATTCGTCCAGTGCGGATCGCTCTTCGTGTCGAGCCGAGCCGCGGTGACGCCGATCAGTGAACAGCAATGCCGCATCGACTTTACTGCAGCGCGGAATTGCCTCAGCCGGGTTCCATTTTCCAAGACCATCTTTCGCTACTTCGCAAACATTTTCATGACGCAGGATCGAGAAGCGATGGAACGCCAGGCGGTGGGATCACGCTACAAACCAGCCCTGATGCTTATCGATGATGCCGATACGCCGGCGAAATGGTACTACAAGTTGAAAGCCGCGTATCTGATGTCGGCGCAAACTGGACAACTCCTCGACCACCAGCTGAAAGAAAGAGTCACGCTTCGCTGGAAGAGCTGAATCCGTATGAGTCATATTGGCGAGGTCTTATGTCGGGCAAGGATGCGACTCGAAAATTACCACACCTTGTTCTCCTCCTCTCCTCGATAATGCTTTGTGCGCAAGCCTTTCCGGTCTGGCCGGCGGAGAGCCGTCTAGTCGCAACGGTACCGGCATTGGGAGTGCGCGCTGACGGGCAGACGGGGGTCGTGCACTATATCGTGCTCGAAATCGACAAGGGCCCTCGACAAGAAGGACCGACAGTCCAATTCAATGAGATTAACCTGGGTGGCGGGTCAATAGTCAGCGACGATTGGAAAGAGGGCATCAGGCAAGCGGTTGCGGCTGCCACGCAGGCAGTAGGGGAGGAGGGGCGAGATTGGGTGATCACGATCAAGAACCGGTCATACAATGCCATGACTGAAGGAGTGAGCGCGAGCGCTGCCGTGGCAGTCGGGCTTGTTGCAGCCTGGCGAGGCGGCAACGTCAAGCCGGATGTCGCGCTGACCGGAAAAATCCTACCGGACGGTAGGATCGAGCCGGTCGGTGCCCTGCTCATTAAAACTGAAGCGGCAGCCCGCGCGCAGTTTTCAACCATACTGGTGCCTCGAGGGCAACCAGCCACTGTTGACAAGGATTTCTTCCAACTGGCCGCCCGATGGAATATCAACGTCATCGAAGTGGCGACGCTGGAAGAGGCCTATCAGCTCATGACGACGGCAAAACGCTAGCAGCTCATTTCTCGCCCATCTGCACTAAATGCTCCATCGCGTTTTGAATCTGGGAGCGCGAACCGAGCAGGACCACGATATCGCCCGCCATCAACCGGGTATGCTCAGGCGGATTTGCTTGCGTTGTTCCAGCACGTGTCCAGGCAATCACCGAAACACCCGTCTTGGCGGGGAGAGCAATCTCAGCCAATGTTTTCCCCAGAGCAGGGGAATCGTCGTCGATGCGACACGTTTCGACTTCCGTATCCGCCAGGGTCCCATCATGAAGATGATGCGGGAGTTCCGGTGATTCGCTGCGACGAAGCAACGCGTACCCTTCACGGCGAACTTGTGTAGCCTTCCGCATCACAAAGTCCTGCGGCATCTTGTAGGTGCGGAGTATCAAGGAAAATATTTCGATGGAGGTTTCGAATTCTTCCGGCACCACGTCATCCGCGCCGAGATTATGTAGCTCCTCCAATTCGCGGAGATAGCGGGTCCGCACGACAACATGGAGCTTGGGGTTGATTCCCTTGGCAATCTGCACGACCCGCCGGGTGGTGAATGGATCAGATATCGCGATCACCAATACCTTGGCATCCTCGACTCTCATATGCCGCAGCACATGCGAATTCGTGGCATCGCCATAGTAGACCGGCAGCCCGTGTTTCGATTCGCGGCTGACGATATCGCCGTCGAGATCCAATCCCAGGTAGGGGATCTCCGTTTCGCCGAGAACGCGGGCGAGATTCCTCCCGTTTAATCCATACCCTGCAATAATGACGTGGCCCTTCATCCGAATATGCTTCCCTTCGGTCTGTTCGGCATGGGCGAGGGTGTGCTTCGGCAGCCAATGATGGACCCGCTGCCACGCCTCAGCGCGACGGGCCAGGTTCGGCGACCACTGTATGAGAAAAGGGGTCACAATCATGGACAGCACCGAGACCGCAAGAAAGACTTGATACGGATCACCATGGAAATAACCACTTGCCTCCCCCTGCTGTGCCAGCAAGAAACTAAACTCTCCGACCTGAGCCAAGGCGACGCCCACCAGAATCGCCGAACGCGGGGGGGTTCCCGACAGCAGGACCGCCACGGCCCCGGAGAAAAACTTTACCAGCAGAATTGCCACGAGAAGTCCGAATACCAGTCCTGGATGGGCGAGCAACACCTGCCAGTCCAAGAGGATGCCGATCGACACAAAGAAGAGACTGGTGAAACTGTCGCGGAACGGCAACACTTCGGCTATAGCCTGATGGCTGTACTCCGATTCGGAAATGACCAACCCGGCGATGAATGCCCCTAATGCCAACGAGAGACCGCCGAGGGACGTGAGCCAGGCGATACCGATACAGGAGACGATGATCGTCAGCAAGAACAGCTCCCGGCTGCGGCTTCGGACGATATATCCCAAGAGTTTGGGGAGCAGATACCAGGAGGCTCCAATGACAAGCAGGACAACGAGGACCGATTCCCCCAAGGTGATCAGAATCGCCACCCCGCCTCCCTCCGATTTGCCGGCTAGGATCGGCATCAGCAGCATCATCGGTACGACCGCCAGATCCTGACAGATAAGAATGCCGATCGTGGCTCGGCCATGGATCGAGTCGCTCTCCCCCCGTTCCGCTAGGGTCTTCAATACGATCGCCGTGCTGCTGAGGGCGAAGAGAAATCCCCAGAACAACCCTTCCCGCCAGGACAATCCGACGAGCATCGCCCCGAGAAACGCAATCACCAGCACGCCGGCGATCTGGACTGGCGCACCCACAAACATGAGGCGGCGCATGGAAAGTAATTGCGCAATTGAAAATTCGATGCCGATGGTGAAGAGAAGCAGAACGATTCCGACCTCGGCCAACACCTCGACGGTACCGACATCCGCGATGAGGTTCAGCCCATGGGGGCCGATGAGTGAGCCGGCGACCAAGAATCCTGCGATCGAGGGAAGTCGCAATTTGTGGAATACGAAGACGACGACGATCGATGCCAAGAAGATTACCAGCAGATTTGCAAGTACGCCGTAGTCAGTCATGCAAGAAATTGGTCGGACGTGGGGAGTGACATGGGAGGGCGAAAGAGACTCGTCAATCGCCTCACGTTTCACGGATTGAGGGCGTAGAATACCCTAGTAGTCAGAAGGTAACAAGGCCAACCTGCTTATTTATGCAAGAAAATCTGTTGATTTCCGCGCGAGGGCTGCTGGTGGAAGAAACCCGAGCCTGGACACAGGCTCGGGTGGTCTCGGCAAATCGGCTAGCAGAGACGGCTTGCCAGCCCCCCGTCGGTAGCTCGCCTCCCCTCGAAAGATGAATAGACGGCATTCTGTCCAGTATAATAGTTTGTAAGCATCATCGGCGAGTACATGTACGAAGGACAAACAATGATGCAAGTCTTGGCTGGTTCACTATCTCAAGGGAGGTGCTCTATGCGGCCTGCTCGCGTGCTCATGATTGCCGCAACGGTCCTCACCCTGTCTTCAGCATCGGCATTTTCCGATACGACGATCTCCTTCGACCCGTACCTCATGCGGGAATGTACCCAAGCCGATGGGAGCATCCTCTACACGAACAAGGATTTGCCCGGCTGTAAACTGATGAAGTTAAAAGAACTGTCGAGCGTACCATCCCTGGAGGACATGCCGACCTATCGCCCCGCTGTGACGGCGGCTCCGCGCTACGACATTCCTCCGTATCCCGACCGTAATCAGACCGGTATGGCCGGCGGGCGACAGACTGTCCCTGATTGGGCCAAAGATTGGCATGCCAGTATCGCCTCGTCCGGGTCCGTTCAAGCTGAAGTCTGCTCCATGTACGGAGAATGGATCAATCTCGTTCAGAAAACTCGCGGAGGGTTCTTTTACGGGGCAGATCCTTCCTACGGCGGAGATCTTTCTGGGAGAAATCAGCGGGGTCCCAGCTATTCGTTCTACGACAACGCGCGATACATCGCGCTGTCTAAGCTGTTCGGGCCTGGATTTGTGCCGATCGGCTGTCCGTAACAAGACGGTTCAGGCGAACGATTGATTGGAAGGGGGGCCAGGCTCTTTCGAGAGGGCCAGGCCCCCTTATTTTTTATAGAACTGCCGATACCACTCGACGAAACGGGGGATTCCCACTTCGATGGGGGTAGCCGGCTTGAATCCGACATCCTGTGAGAGATCTTCGATGTCGGCATAGGTGGCAGGAACGTCACCTGGCTGGATGGGCAACAATTTCTTCTTCGCCTGTTTTCCGATCGCCTGTTCCAATACCTCGATAAAGCGCAAGAGTTCGACTGGCTGATGATTCCCGATATTGTAGATCCGGGCCGGTGCTGAGCTGGTTCCGGGGTCCGGTCTGTCGCCGGACCAGGCTTGGTTCGGCTTGGCTGGATGGTCGAGGGTCCGGATCACCCCTTCGACGATGTCATCGACATAGGTAAAGTCTCGCCGCATCTTTCCGTGGTTGTAGACCTCGATCGGTTTTCCTTCCAGAATCGCTTTTGTGAAAATGAAGAGTGCCATATCGGGTCTCCCCCAGGGCCCATAGACCGTAAAAAACCTCAGGCCAGTGCAGGGGATTCGATAGAGGTGCGCATAGCAATGGGCCATAAGTTCATTGGCCTTTTTGCTGGCTGCATAGAGAGAGACCGGATGGTCGACGTTGTCATGAATCGAAAACGGCATGTGGGTATTGCCGCCGTAGACGGAACTCGACGAGGCATAGACCAGGTGTTCAACCTTTGCCTGTCGGCAACCTTCCAGAATGTTCAGAAACCCTTCGATGTTGCTGTCGGTATAGGCATGGGGATTCACCAGCGAATAGCGCACACCGGCTTGCGCCGCCAGATGGACCACCTTCGTGATCGATTGTGTAGCGAAGAGCCTGCGCATTTTCACCCGGTCGGCCAGATCGGTTTTGGTGAAGGTGAACTCCTTGAAGGGTTTCAGTCTAGCCAGTCTCGCCTTTTTCAACCGCACGTCGTAGTAGTCGTTGATGTTATCGAGCCCGATCACCCGCTCGCCCCGCTCCAGCAATCTGATTGCCGTATGAAAGCCGATGAATCCGGCGACACCGGTGACAAGAATCGGGGCCTGCTGTATTTTTCGCAGAGTCATAGTCGGTCCTTATAACCTTTCAAGATGGCACGGTGTGATTACTAGATTTCATAAACGGAGGATCGCTGTGGTCAAGGCGATAGAGCGACAGAGGCGCCAGAGATGCCCCGGTTGTCACTGGTTGCACCGACCCGTCGGTCGTGCGACGAAATAGATCCAACGCATGAGCGTAATGATACCCGCATCTCTGCCCGGCGAGAAGTTCTTTGAGAGTTTCCGGCTGTTCCCAGTGGGCAGTGAGCAGCGAGGTCCTGGCCTGGTTCCGTCGGCTGAACATGAAAGAGAGATGGTCGGGATACCAATCTGCGCCGCCGGTGGCATAGGACACGAACAACGTCGCCTGCGCCGCCGCGCAGACCTCGGCTAGATAGGCATGTGTGAGATAGCCGTTTTCTCCCACATCGAGCCATCTTCCGGGATGAGACAAGGGCGCATGGGCTGCATGGCCACGAACTTCGAGCAGTTGTTGTTGCGAAGCGAAGACCAACGGGATCGGCCCATGCCTCTGCACGAGGGCCTGAATCACCCTGTCCGTGAGAACGGATTTGCCGCTGTTCGTCGGCCCGCTGTCCGCATGCACGAGCATGTTATAGCCGCGATCGGCGATGAGATAGCAGTTGCGGGGCATCTCCAGATCGCAGGGGTCTTCGCCGTAGAACGGCACGGAGTAGACAGCCCCTCCTTCGAACGCCCAGCTTTCTCCGTGCGCCAATTCGATCACCTGCCCGAATCCCAGTTCCCGTAAAAGCGATAGATAGTCGTAGTAGAGATTACGCCGGTTCCTCCGGCTTGGCACGATGATCGGCGTGTCTTTGGGCAAATGTAAGAGTGTGCGTGGATCGACATGATCGTCGTGATCATGGGTCAAGAAGACAGCGCCAGGTTTGGGCAGCAGCGATCCCCACAAGGACGGGATAGAGGATTCGGCAAACCATGGAAGGAGCCAGGGATCGAACAGCAGCACTTGGTCCCGCTGCCGATATAGAAGCGCGGCATGGCCGAGATGGACCGTGTCCGTATCTTGTAGCGCCTCGAACCAATGGGATCTGATGGAGGAAGTATTCGAGCTGACGAAACACTCATGTTGGTGAAGCGATTCGATCAATCGGGTCAGAAGGCGCTCTCCGTCTCGCCCCGAGGTTGCCACCACCGTTCTGATTTCGCCGGCCTGATGCGTGCCGTCCAAAAACCCCAGGACCTTTCCCACCAGCGGTCCTAACCGTCGCTGATCGAACCCAATCGGAATGGCCTGCCGTTTCACGGAATTGTAGATCCGGAGCCCGCCGTTTGTGACCCTGGCGGATTTGGTCGGGTCGGTTGGGAACTCCCATTGAAACGTGCCGTCTGCCATCCGTCCACACCGAATGTGCTGCTGCAGATAGGGGCGGGCGCTGATCAGTTCCGTATAGGCATCTTCCAATCGCCTCTGTCGATCGGGGTCGTCGAGCGGGGCCCGTTTGGAAAAGACATCGCTGATGGCCGTATCGATCGCGCTGGAGAGGAGATTATGGGCCTCATGGAGACTTGCGACGACCTCGGGCGCCACTCCTGCGACAAAGGGGAAGGGGCCGGGAGGCTCGGCGCTCTCCAATTGGACCCAGGCCCAGGGAGCGAGGCTGAGATAGTGATGTTTGGGCAGGCTGTCCCAGATCTTCATGATCGTAAGGTGTAAGGCGTGAGGCGTAAGGGGATCACCCCTCCGTCTCCGACCGTGTTTTTCTCAACCATCACCTCACCCCTCACGCCTTACCCATTTCGTGTGAATTCCAGTTTGCTGATGGAGGGTTCGTACAGTGCCTGAATGACCGTTCCGTCCGGATCGCAAAAGTAAAAAGAGTAACTGCCATCGCGGTGCTGTTTCGGCTGCTTCAAAATTTTCCCGCCCAGCTGCGCGAGGCGAGGTTCAATCTCCCGATACATCCGGTCGACTGCCTCAGGACTCTCAAGAATCACGCCGATATGATCCAACAGTTGCCCAGTCAAGGGTTGATAGGATGGAAGCTCGGAGGGAGGAATCTGATGTAACGCGAAATTATCCGAACCGGAGCTGAAATACACATTGTCCGCATCCGGCTCCCATACCACCTTCATTCCCAACAACTCTTCATAGAATGTGCGAGAACGAGCCAGGTTTCTGACGCGCAACGCCACATGGCGTAATCCTCGATGGAGTGGAACAGTCATAGCTATCCTCAATCGTGACCGTATAGTAGGGAGCGACTATGACTCCGTCAATCGAAAATCCCAAGCAGGAAGCTGTAAGAGCCCGCCAGCAGGGAGAGGGATGGCCCCGATGAGTCCCCTGTGCTCGCGCAACGCGCGCCCTCGGAAGGATGGGAAGGGCAGCCTGGCCGTCCTCCTGCTCGCGGAACGCGCACGATAAGAATGTGCTCGTTCGACGCGCGCAATCGAGGAACGACCAGGCTACCCTCGAACATGTAATGGGAGGATTGAATGGACGCGCGCAGTGGGGGACCATCCGGGCCATCCCGGGACAACATCAATGAGCAAGCTTGGAAGAACTATTTCATTGCTCGCTGCGGCCTTGCTTGGGACGAGGCGCCTCTCGGCGCGCCAGGGTCAGGGGGGGAGAAGTTCAGGCTTTTTGAGCATCCTATGTCCTGTACTTCTGGTGCCAGATCGATGGCTGCGTCTCCAATCTCGGCTTATGGTATGGTGAGGATGCCCACACTTCCGATGTAAATTTGAGTTTTTCATTCAGGGCCATGACACAAAATCAGAGTTTTAGAGGATTGGCGGTGGCCGCGTTCGAAAGCCGTATGGCAACGGAGATGGCTCGATTGATCGAACGGTACGGCGGCCGACCCTTTGTGGCTCCTGCCCTCCGGGAAATCCCCATTCAGGACAATCCCACTGTGCTGCAGTTCGGCGCCAGACTGATTGACGGGCAGGTCGACATTCTCATCCTCATGACTGGCATCGGCACGACGACTCTCTTCGAAATTCTACGTTCGCACCACCGCATGCCATCGATCATGGAGGGGCTCAATCGGACGGCGATAGTCACTCGTGGCCCGAAGCCGGTTGCAGCACTCAAGGCCCTTGGCATCATCCCGACACTCACTGTGCCGGAACCGAACACGTGGACAGAGGTCGTCGCGACGCTTGATGAATATCGGCCTGTCAGAGGCCTCCGCGTCGCTGTCCAAGAATACGGCGTATCCAATCCGGATCTCTTGAATGCCATGAGACAACGTGGCGCCGAGGTCTTTCCCGTGCCCATTTACCGTTGGGCGCTTCCCGAAGACAAGGGCCCGTTGGAACAGGTGCTCGGAAGGATCATGGCTGGGGGGATAGAGGTAATGCTGGTCACCAACGCTGCGCAGATCGATCATGTCATGCAATTACTCGAAGAGGAAGACGCGACCGCGCAGTTCAAGCTGGCATGCAAGAAGATGGTCGTCGCGTCCATCGGCCCCACAGCCAGTGAACGACTCCGTCATCACGGTCTCCCTATCGACTTCGAACCGTCCCACCCAAAGATGGGCATCCTGGTCAAAGAAATCTCCGAACAGATTTACTCTCTGCGTGAAGCAAAAATAGCGAAGCAACTGTAGTCTGCCCATAAGGCCGTTTCTGACATAGAACCCCGCAACCTCGAGGGGTTCCATATCAGAAAATCCGACTCAAATATTCAAAAACCAAAAGGGCTTTGACAAACCACTTGCGCAGAACAGACACGCAATGTCCGGATACTTGCAGGCCAGTTCAGAAGCCATTGCAGGCTGTTCAGAAAGGCCGTCCAGCAAGGCCGCAGCAAGCGACGAGGCGAAGCGTACTCTCTGTAGTACGTTGAGCCTCAGCGCGCGGCGAGAACGCCGCTGGCGGACGTTGTCAACAGCCTGCTAAAAGAAGAGTTTGGCGCCGAAGAGAAAGCCAAAGGACGAGGCGTTCCAGTCGTCCACACGAGCCCCGCCGATCGTGGCGTGACCATCGTTGCGCTTGTAGGCCATTTCCGTGTTCAGCGCGAACTGTCTGGTGAACATGTAGTCGGCGCCCCAGCCGAGTCGCCAGGCAAAGTTGTTGCTGGGTGAAATGGTAGTTCCGACGTCTTCACCAAAGCTGTTGACGTTCACGCCAAAGCTCATGTTCGCGTAAGGAATGACCGGGCCGAATTTGACCGGACGGACTTCCACCGTCGGAAGCACAGAGACTGTGTCTTGATGGCCCAAGTCCCCGTCGGTCTGTTCTACATTTACGGAATGGCGTTCCCACTCCAACATCATCCCGAGCAAGAGCCACTTGTTGAGGCTATACATCCCTTGAAAATTGACTAAGGAGCCCACTTCGGTTGAGGTATTATCAGTCAACGATTGGGTCAACGGCGCAAATCCTGCGCGCATGCCGAGCACGACCTTACCCGGTTCTATCCCGCCCTGCTCCATCTTCCAGGCTTCTGCGCTTGCGTGGCTGCCCAGGGCAAGCGAGCTAAGCAGCATGAAACCTACCAACCCCCACCGAACCATGACGACACCCATAATAATTAAACCTCCGTGAGGTGATGATGTAAATTGGCCACAGGCT comes from Nitrospirota bacterium and encodes:
- a CDS encoding sulfurtransferase TusA family protein, encoding MLHADVKLDTLGYFCPMPIIMTLKKIKELKLGQVLEVVSDDEGIKKDMPAWCDTTGHQMVGLEEEQTKAGTVYKAFVKKTK
- a CDS encoding uroporphyrinogen-III synthase, whose amino-acid sequence is MTQNQSFRGLAVAAFESRMATEMARLIERYGGRPFVAPALREIPIQDNPTVLQFGARLIDGQVDILILMTGIGTTTLFEILRSHHRMPSIMEGLNRTAIVTRGPKPVAALKALGIIPTLTVPEPNTWTEVVATLDEYRPVRGLRVAVQEYGVSNPDLLNAMRQRGAEVFPVPIYRWALPEDKGPLEQVLGRIMAGGIEVMLVTNAAQIDHVMQLLEEEDATAQFKLACKKMVVASIGPTASERLRHHGLPIDFEPSHPKMGILVKEISEQIYSLREAKIAKQL
- a CDS encoding DsrE/DsrF/DrsH-like family protein, whose amino-acid sequence is MTIAQMDPAVTLGDLQASKPEKVTIVLLSGDMDRAMAAFIIATGAAAMGMQVTVFFTFWGLNAIRRKGATSSAKDWLRQLFGLLNKGGADSLPLSRFHFWGLGTKMMQQVMRQNRMPGVPELMETALGLGVHFIACTTTMGLMGITKDTLIEGIDQFAGVTTYLAEAKQGSVNLFI
- a CDS encoding VOC family protein, with amino-acid sequence MTVPLHRGLRHVALRVRNLARSRTFYEELLGMKVVWEPDADNVYFSSGSDNFALHQIPPSELPSYQPLTGQLLDHIGVILESPEAVDRMYREIEPRLAQLGGKILKQPKQHRDGSYSFYFCDPDGTVIQALYEPSISKLEFTRNG
- a CDS encoding MBL fold metallo-hydrolase; translation: MKIWDSLPKHHYLSLAPWAWVQLESAEPPGPFPFVAGVAPEVVASLHEAHNLLSSAIDTAISDVFSKRAPLDDPDRQRRLEDAYTELISARPYLQQHIRCGRMADGTFQWEFPTDPTKSARVTNGGLRIYNSVKRQAIPIGFDQRRLGPLVGKVLGFLDGTHQAGEIRTVVATSGRDGERLLTRLIESLHQHECFVSSNTSSIRSHWFEALQDTDTVHLGHAALLYRQRDQVLLFDPWLLPWFAESSIPSLWGSLLPKPGAVFLTHDHDDHVDPRTLLHLPKDTPIIVPSRRNRRNLYYDYLSLLRELGFGQVIELAHGESWAFEGGAVYSVPFYGEDPCDLEMPRNCYLIADRGYNMLVHADSGPTNSGKSVLTDRVIQALVQRHGPIPLVFASQQQLLEVRGHAAHAPLSHPGRWLDVGENGYLTHAYLAEVCAAAQATLFVSYATGGADWYPDHLSFMFSRRNQARTSLLTAHWEQPETLKELLAGQRCGYHYAHALDLFRRTTDGSVQPVTTGASLAPLSLYRLDHSDPPFMKSSNHTVPS
- a CDS encoding NAD-dependent epimerase; translation: MQQAPILVTGVAGFIGFHTAIRLLERGERVIGLDNINDYYDVRLKKARLARLKPFKEFTFTKTDLADRVKMRRLFATQSITKVVHLAAQAGVRYSLVNPHAYTDSNIEGFLNILEGCRQAKVEHLVYASSSSVYGGNTHMPFSIHDNVDHPVSLYAASKKANELMAHCYAHLYRIPCTGLRFFTVYGPWGRPDMALFIFTKAILEGKPIEVYNHGKMRRDFTYVDDIVEGVIRTLDHPAKPNQAWSGDRPDPGTSSAPARIYNIGNHQPVELLRFIEVLEQAIGKQAKKKLLPIQPGDVPATYADIEDLSQDVGFKPATPIEVGIPRFVEWYRQFYKK
- a CDS encoding outer membrane beta-barrel protein, yielding MGVVMVRWGLVGFMLLSSLALGSHASAEAWKMEQGGIEPGKVVLGMRAGFAPLTQSLTDNTSTEVGSLVNFQGMYSLNKWLLLGMMLEWERHSVNVEQTDGDLGHQDTVSVLPTVEVRPVKFGPVIPYANMSFGVNVNSFGEDVGTTISPSNNFAWRLGWGADYMFTRQFALNTEMAYKRNDGHATIGGARVDDWNASSFGFLFGAKLFF
- a CDS encoding cation:proton antiporter — protein: MTDYGVLANLLVIFLASIVVVFVFHKLRLPSIAGFLVAGSLIGPHGLNLIADVGTVEVLAEVGIVLLLFTIGIEFSIAQLLSMRRLMFVGAPVQIAGVLVIAFLGAMLVGLSWREGLFWGFLFALSSTAIVLKTLAERGESDSIHGRATIGILICQDLAVVPMMLLMPILAGKSEGGGVAILITLGESVLVVLLVIGASWYLLPKLLGYIVRSRSRELFLLTIIVSCIGIAWLTSLGGLSLALGAFIAGLVISESEYSHQAIAEVLPFRDSFTSLFFVSIGILLDWQVLLAHPGLVFGLLVAILLVKFFSGAVAVLLSGTPPRSAILVGVALAQVGEFSFLLAQQGEASGYFHGDPYQVFLAVSVLSMIVTPFLIQWSPNLARRAEAWQRVHHWLPKHTLAHAEQTEGKHIRMKGHVIIAGYGLNGRNLARVLGETEIPYLGLDLDGDIVSRESKHGLPVYYGDATNSHVLRHMRVEDAKVLVIAISDPFTTRRVVQIAKGINPKLHVVVRTRYLRELEELHNLGADDVVPEEFETSIEIFSLILRTYKMPQDFVMRKATQVRREGYALLRRSESPELPHHLHDGTLADTEVETCRIDDDSPALGKTLAEIALPAKTGVSVIAWTRAGTTQANPPEHTRLMAGDIVVLLGSRSQIQNAMEHLVQMGEK